TGAAACCCAAAATAGCTCATTGTTTGTTCCCtttgtggggagggggctgggggagccgcCCCCATGGCTTGGGGGAGACGGGGGGAAGGGGGGTGTTGAAAAGGAGTTTCACCCGCTGCCCCCAAAGCTGACGCACCGTCGCTTTCTCTGCTCCAAACTTCCTCCTCACTGTGGGGAAATCCGGCCCAAGGCCTCCCCGACGCCCCGGGCtcggttttggggtggtttcaCGGGGGTTCAAAGCACCCTCAGCTGTGGGGGAGGGCAGGTGCAGCCCTCCTGCGGTTGCAGGATCCATCCCACTCCCCcgggatgcagcagcagctttttcccTGGCAAGAATCTGGATCCCAGTTACCCCAACCAACCCCAGAAAGCGGCCTGGAGCCCTCGAGGGAGTGAGTTCGCCCATTTGCTGCCCTCACATCTCCGTAAACAGGAAACAACTTGCACTTTTAAACTCAGTTCATTACCTTGGTGGCTTAACGAGGCTGACATCTGCCcgaccccccccgcccagggCTGCTGGAGTCTGATCCTGCTGGGATTTTCTCTTCCTGAGctaaaaatgtagctttttggttgggtggggttttttgggttttggttggttttgggggtttttttaacatacttcGTCACTTTCAGCTGGAAATCTGGTCCCAGCCAGAGAATTTTGCGGCAGCCAGAGCGTCCATGGCCACCGGCCTGGCAAATCCGTGTGCCCCCGGctcttctccccctgccccaaacctCGGCGAGACCCCAGGAGGTGTattaatttgggggggggcagcacATAGAGCCACCTCCAAACCTCCCCATGGCTCTCAGGGGCTGTACCCCAACCCTGTGATCCCGTTTGGGGTCCCCCCATCTCCCGGCCTGCCAGGAAGTCAGTTTTGTGATGGGGGATTTTGGTAAAGCCCAGATTTAGGGAtttaggtttggttttgtctaaAACTGGAAGTTTCTGGCTCTTcggtttattattattattattctatttCTTATTCAGCTTACTATTGTCAGTTTattattcttcttcagttaATTATTTATTACCTTGTTGGATTTGCCTTCATTCCTGCCCCATAGCACCGCTTGCTGCCCAGTTCCCAGCGGTGCAGGCCGGGGGGTGCTGTCGGATGTGTTTTGGGGGACAGTTCACCTCCGGGCTCTGCCTCGTGCTGGGAATTGCTGCGGAGCCAGGCTGCTGAGCCTGTAAATCCCTTCCCAAACCACGGTGGGGGTTGTGTCTGCCCCCCTAAAATCTGGGGAAAGCAGGGTTTGGTCATGGTggttaatgtctttttttttttttttttttttcctgccggCAGAGCTCTGCTCACTGCCGGAGGCGGTGGGACAGTGCCGGGCTTCGATTCCACGGTGGTGGTTCAACATCACCAGTGGCTCGTGCCAAAGCTTCATCTTCGGCGGCTGCAACGGGAACGCCAACAACTTCCTGACAGAGCGGGAATGTCGGGAGAGCTGTGTCCTCGGCGGGGGTAAGGTCACCACAGGGAGAGGGGGGACGACACGGTGCTGATCCTGTCGCCAGGGGCATCCGGGGATCATCccatgacaccaaattgggttattttggggttctttttattgttttggtgTCAACACATGAAAATAACCCACCAAACTGGGCTATTTTATTGTATTGGTGCCAAACCCCCCCCAATAACCCACCAAACTgggtctgtttttctttttgtaatcaTTTTCCCCAGCTTCAAAGAAACCCGAGCATCGCGCCAAGCAGACTGACGCCAACTCCACCTATGACGGTAAACCTCACCGTGCTGCTCGGCGCTGCCGAATCCCTTTCCCCCCACCTTCCTCAGGCAGGACCAGGagaatttggggggggtcctTGCCCACCGTAACCCCCCTAAATCCCCCCCAGAGCACTGCGCCGTTCCCCGGGTGACCGGCCCCTGCCGTGCCTCGTTCCTGCGCTGGTACTACAGCCCGGCAAACCGAACCTGCCGGCAATTCACCTACGGCGGCTGCCggggaaataaaaacaactaTCTCAACGAAGAGGAATGCTTGAGCCGCTGCAGCCCCAAGCCAGGTGAGGGACAGGGGACCGTCCCTGAGGGGCCTTGGGGacatccctgtgcccccccatcTCACTCCAGTTTCCCTCCCCACAGAAGATGCTGGTGGCACTGGTACCGATTTCCACAGCAATTTCCTCTCTACCAAAGGTAAGCGCCGGTGGGGttctgctccccacctcccttGGCGACGTGGGTGACACCCTAACGTCACCTCTCAGTTTTTGGGGTGTCCCTCCCAACAGCGCTGGCACTGGGGGTGCTCCTGGCCATCCTGGCAATCATTTTGTTGGGTTACGTGACGGACGTCACCCTCAAGATGTGCCACAGAAAACCGGAGCTGCCGGGAGCAGGAACGGGATGGAGCCCCGGGGACGACAAGGAGTATCTGATGAGCAACGCCTACACCCTCTGAGGGGGGGCACCCCATCTTTGTGGACTCCCCCCAAAATGACTTCTCTGGTGCATTTGGGGCACCTCACTTGctctttctcattatttttcgCGGGGcgttctgtttttttaaattgttttgtagAAAAATGGGGTTGTGGCGGATCACGGGAAAtcccctggggggggggggaggtgcgTGTGTGTTTCTCCCCACTTCCCTGGCTCTCCCCACCCAGCTTTGGCAGCCAGCTGGCCGCAAGGGGACCGGGCCCCTCGCCCAGTGATTTTGGGGGGGAGGTCCAGCACTTTCAGGGGACCCCATCCCCTTGcttttgggggtggtgggggctgtggggtgttTATGATTGTTGTGTCAAATCAACCAGACTTAGAgtttaattattacttttttggggtgggggttttATACATTagagggactttttttttttttttttcctgaataaaggGAGATGTGAACCACCCTCTGGGGGGGCTCAGGATTCTTGGGGTGGGTAGGGGGCACCCCAAAAGTgcctggggggcagggaggctgaggggtgggAGCTCTATGGTGGGGCTGCTTCCCCCAAGCCTGGATGAGGCCCTTTTAGTGGGGGGTCCAGGCCCCTGTAGGTACTGGGGGGGTCACTGGCACCCCCTCCTGTGAGTGTcatccccccagcaccccaaatcTGCCAGCTCAGCGAGGACAAACTCTGCAGCCCCACCCTGGGACCAGCTGGGCCGGATCCGGGACACACCctggggggggacgggggacgatgactccccccccccccccaacctgctGGGGAAAATTGGGGGGTGGGGATAAGGGATAGAACTCTCCCTggtttgggggggagggtgaaCCTTGCCCCCCTCAGGCAAACACACCCCAAATATGGGGACCCCACCCCACTGGGAGGCACCGCCCGGGGCAAGGGCCGCCCCACCCCACACACCCATAAAAGCtgaggggggccggggcagtgctgcagccgctggcagctccccctgccatggacaagcagcagcacaaggagcCGGGCAAGAAGCACAAGGTGAGGGGCTGCGTGGACCCCCCGGGACTCTCCCAACCTGGAACCCCCTGGTGCTGGGCCActgccccccacagccccaggacCCCACATTCCAGCACCCCGTAgctccaggaccccccaaaCTCTGGCACCCCACAGCCCAAGGGACCCCTATTGTCCTGGAACCCCAAACTTCCAGTACCCCCCAGACTCCCTCCTGCTCTAGGgcccccctggggacccccacagTCCCACACCCACCCCTCCCCATGAACTGGGGACCCCCACACCCCAAGCACCCTacagccccaggaccccccagggtCTCCAAGAGACCCTCTGGCTGGGTAGGGGGgtaccccagcacccccccaactccccctctcccccgcccaGGACGGCCACTCCTCTGACTCCTCCAgttccagctgcagctctgacAATGAGGGGAAGGTAAGGACAGACACCCCCCCACACtgtgtcccctgcaccccaaaactccccaggctgtcccctgcaccccacggggggggacacggccctgtgtcgtgtccccccccccccgaccccatTAACcccccccacagcaccctggcCATGAGCACAAGAAGAAGGACAAACTGCACAAGAAACccaaggagaagaagaaggagaagaagagtCACTGAGGGGGGGACAGGAGGTGACaagggggggacaggggggtgaTGGGGGTGACAAGGCCCCCCGCAATGGGGTGTTACctgcccccccctccctgctAATAAAGAGCTCAAAGGCATCACCAGTGCTGGAGCAAAGTCCATAGGTGTCACACCCTGGTGTCACTGGGTGGCTGGGGACACAAGGGACAAAGTCCCAGgggtgcctgcctgcaccccaaaactggggggggggggaaatgacACAGCAGCTCCCCAAGGCAGGGGGGGGtgaggctggaaggaggagaCCCCAAAACCTGGTGGTTTtagcaggggaggggggggccaGACCCCACAACAAGGGTTCCCACGCCCCAAGGAATGCTGCACCCCTAAAAGCAACACACATGATGTTGAGGGAGGGCTCCCTAATATCCAAACCCCTCAAagtggggtgcagccccccaaAAGTGGGGTACCccactccaaaaaaaaaagggggggggggtatgGACACCACACATGCACACCGTGCTTGCCCAGGCAGTGTTTATTGAAGCAGCTGAGGGCAaaggggggggctggggggggagaAGTGGGGTTCGGGGCCCCCCTCACCTGAGGAGGTGGTAGGTGAGCCAGTACATGAAGAAGGGCTGGGCGGCAGCGATGGCCATGGTCAAGTACATCCGCAGCTGGTTCTTGGCCCCTCGCACCAGCACCCCCTCGGCCGCCGCCTCCGACAGCAGCTTCAGCCGCAGCGTCCTgatctggggggggggcacacacagcaaaaaaaaaaaaaaagggggtgtgtgaagccccccccccccccgaaagccccccctttttccctgcaccccctctTTACCATAAAGACAAAGATGCTGAGGCAGcaccagctcagcaccacgtaGTAACCGGTCCGGCCGAAGAGGAGCCCGGAGATGAGGCCGATGATCATCCTGCCATTGCCCGGGAAGGTGGGGGTTATTGGGGTGCACTCCCCCAAAAAAGaccctttcccccctcccccctccccccagatTTCTCACCCCACGTATTTGTAGCCGGTGAAGGCGAGGAGGTCGATGGTGGTGAGGTCAGTGTTGACAGTGACAAGGTAGAGGCTGAAGAGGATGGCCAGCACCTCCACGATCAGCCAGGCCAGCGCCGAGCTCGCCTGCAAGCCCAGGCTGTCGGGGGAGAATCTGGGGGGGCACCTcaaatttggggggggcacagctTTGCCTGCACCCCCTTTTTCAGGGTGGGACACCTGCCCtcctgtggggacagggggtggCCTCGAGGACAGCAGCCTCACCTGTTTTGGGTGCCCAGCGCCAAGCCGGCGACAAGGATGTAGGTAATGAAGGCCATcactggggggggacacacacattACTAGGGGGGTCCCCACGGGCCGCGGGGAGTCCCTGGGGGATGCCAGCgtccccggcggggcgggggcacgGACACGTACCTGGGATGTAGAGATCGGGGGCATTGACATCAAAGCGGGGGGCGACCGGGGCGTCCTGCTGGTACTGCACCTGCCAGTCCTGGGAGGGGTCGGACACCATTagggccccccccggggctccggtAataccccccctgccccggtacCGGCCCCCCCTCACCTGATGCATGAAGGGGAAGACGAGGAGCCCCAGTTTCCTTCCCACGTAGACGGTGTCCACAGCGAAGTAATACTTCAGCGTCCTCACCGGGATGAGCCGGTCGAGCTAGGGGACGGGTGGGGGGCGTTTAAAAAGCCGTGAGAGGTCCCGGTAACCGGCCACGCACCCCCCCAGTCGCACCCCGC
This portion of the Pelecanus crispus isolate bPelCri1 chromosome 30, bPelCri1.pri, whole genome shotgun sequence genome encodes:
- the SPINT2 gene encoding kunitz-type protease inhibitor 2, with protein sequence MAAGRLLPLLLLLLLLPAAASTGARPGPGGAPLLELCSLPEAVGQCRASIPRWWFNITSGSCQSFIFGGCNGNANNFLTERECRESCVLGGASKKPEHRAKQTDANSTYDEHCAVPRVTGPCRASFLRWYYSPANRTCRQFTYGGCRGNKNNYLNEEECLSRCSPKPEDAGGTGTDFHSNFLSTKALALGVLLAILAIILLGYVTDVTLKMCHRKPELPGAGTGWSPGDDKEYLMSNAYTL
- the YIF1B gene encoding protein YIF1B, producing the protein MATPGRAGAAILRPGTASRLLPLPHLASGHLPALGRWLGGATASCANYFRRPANQRGAAAGHVTRRLAEAEEGDAAAGWSWTGRRGTVSAGGGGRPAGPGPGPGPGPGPGPTLTLTPPLPAAPKRRVPAAAPRMADPHPLFDDTSAAGGGGAHSGRGYGAPPPASSSSSYPPPASFLGDPVSSLAVAYGSSLASQGRDIVGCSLDRLIPVRTLKYYFAVDTVYVGRKLGLLVFPFMHQDWQVQYQQDAPVAPRFDVNAPDLYIPVMAFITYILVAGLALGTQNRFSPDSLGLQASSALAWLIVEVLAILFSLYLVTVNTDLTTIDLLAFTGYKYVGMIIGLISGLLFGRTGYYVVLSWCCLSIFVFMIRTLRLKLLSEAAAEGVLVRGAKNQLRMYLTMAIAAAQPFFMYWLTYHLLR